From the genome of Bacteroides sp. MSB163, one region includes:
- a CDS encoding M14 family metallopeptidase → MKRLILFFTIVFLGAGLRAASALPVGEGKFTYKDYPPFADRPVDVHYYIPASGDVRRMPIVFVFEGADRGFTYLLKAWKQEAEKHKFMVFIPHFDLERFPLPDYQEVGVMNDKDHTIRPAEKQTPALVDKIFEYVRQSSGSERKGYMIYGHSAGGQFVQRFMLFYDSPYVEKAVIGSPGWYTFPDASQDFPYGVRNIPYVTPETIRKYLAKPIILQLATGDTIRESYLRKTPEAEAQGRNRYERGNQFYRYLHRIAAEHNWPCNWQKIEEQGIGHHSAGMGRRAVPAMLGDSLRALFIGNSYTQYNRLVRQVQALAASTGHKLSVKLVEHGGWTLRKHAANPETLDAIREGNWDFVILQDQSKAPAREKEWVQENVYKPAHSLDSLRRLYNPKGKTVFYMTWGHDIDTYTEMQQRLAESYLEMTVQLNAWCAPVGIAWKRVRTENPSITLYNNDHSHPSQQGSYLAANVFCSVFFQKPYTSTYYVGLPEEEALYLQRIAQETVFSNPSLWNIQPTLQPEEVTRRFYPEPEQQYSTPTLGKPLEEGLASLFEINRYLKDLADKHPGKVTLSDIGKTPQGRDIPVLYFGTPNEKKKIRVWIQAGLHGNEPAGPEATCMLVDYLLNTPEGTELLRKVSLALVPIANTDGYAMQSRKSGSGYDLNRDQSKLADPVTLLLKKAYKEWNPEIALDIHEFNPFRKEFELLRGTKVATAPDVLFLPSGHLNIPAGIRTLSNGLFREEAEKALEANSYHSGFYFTPSVRNDSLYAMKDAKNPQSSSTFQGLTNTVSLFIEIRGIGLGRACFARRAECGFLVSRSLLETAVLHSKDVRNGIRKAVKETCKGKSDISVNFQSERTEFPVTFIDLAKNERFTEPLPTFDALQLKAELVRKRPKAYILPDTCRMQAEKLRALGIEVEETRKPFTATVEKYMVTRYKKATKEWEEIYPVTVSTRTVKEKKSFPAGCFIIRLSQKNANLAATLLEPESVNGFVNFQVIHTEFGKELPIYRKGF, encoded by the coding sequence ATGAAAAGACTGATTCTATTTTTTACCATTGTCTTTCTGGGCGCCGGACTCCGTGCCGCCTCCGCGCTTCCCGTGGGTGAAGGCAAGTTCACCTACAAAGACTATCCGCCTTTTGCCGACCGTCCGGTAGATGTGCACTATTACATTCCGGCTTCGGGCGATGTACGCCGGATGCCCATTGTCTTTGTCTTTGAAGGTGCCGACCGCGGTTTCACTTATCTGCTCAAAGCCTGGAAGCAGGAGGCAGAGAAGCATAAATTCATGGTTTTCATTCCCCACTTCGATCTGGAAAGGTTTCCTTTGCCCGATTATCAGGAAGTCGGTGTCATGAATGACAAAGATCACACGATACGTCCGGCCGAAAAGCAAACGCCGGCACTGGTTGATAAAATCTTTGAGTACGTCCGCCAATCTTCAGGTAGTGAACGGAAAGGATATATGATTTACGGTCACTCAGCCGGAGGGCAGTTTGTGCAGCGTTTCATGCTTTTTTATGACAGTCCGTATGTGGAGAAAGCCGTTATCGGCAGTCCGGGATGGTACACCTTCCCCGATGCTTCGCAAGATTTTCCCTACGGAGTACGCAACATTCCGTATGTCACCCCCGAAACAATCAGGAAGTACCTTGCCAAACCGATTATCCTCCAATTGGCTACGGGAGACACCATCCGCGAATCGTATTTAAGAAAGACTCCCGAAGCCGAAGCACAGGGACGCAACCGCTACGAGCGTGGCAATCAGTTCTACCGATACCTTCACCGGATAGCAGCCGAACACAACTGGCCCTGCAACTGGCAGAAAATAGAAGAACAGGGCATCGGACACCACTCCGCCGGAATGGGCAGACGTGCCGTTCCTGCCATGTTGGGAGACTCCCTACGTGCACTGTTCATAGGCAACAGCTACACACAATACAACCGTTTAGTCCGACAAGTGCAAGCTCTTGCCGCCTCCACCGGCCACAAGCTTTCTGTAAAATTGGTGGAACACGGTGGCTGGACATTGAGGAAACATGCCGCCAATCCTGAAACCCTGGATGCCATTCGTGAAGGAAACTGGGATTTCGTCATCCTGCAAGACCAAAGTAAAGCGCCTGCCCGCGAAAAGGAATGGGTACAGGAAAATGTATACAAGCCTGCCCACTCCCTCGACAGCCTGCGCCGCCTTTACAATCCGAAGGGAAAAACCGTTTTCTACATGACCTGGGGACACGACATCGACACATATACCGAAATGCAGCAACGACTGGCTGAAAGTTATTTGGAGATGACTGTTCAACTGAATGCCTGGTGTGCCCCCGTCGGCATCGCTTGGAAGCGTGTCCGCACGGAGAATCCAAGTATCACGCTTTACAACAACGATCACAGCCACCCTTCCCAACAGGGTTCTTATCTTGCCGCCAATGTATTCTGTAGCGTATTTTTTCAGAAGCCCTATACAAGTACTTATTATGTCGGACTGCCCGAAGAGGAAGCACTCTATCTGCAACGTATTGCGCAAGAAACCGTATTCAGCAACCCTTCTCTCTGGAATATCCAGCCCACGTTGCAGCCGGAAGAGGTAACCCGCCGTTTCTATCCCGAACCGGAACAGCAATATTCCACTCCCACCCTCGGCAAGCCGCTTGAAGAAGGTCTGGCTTCCTTGTTCGAGATAAACAGATATTTGAAGGATTTAGCCGACAAGCATCCCGGTAAGGTTACGCTGTCCGATATAGGAAAGACTCCACAGGGCAGGGATATCCCCGTGCTCTATTTCGGAACTCCCAACGAGAAAAAGAAAATAAGAGTCTGGATACAAGCAGGACTGCACGGCAACGAACCTGCCGGGCCGGAAGCAACCTGTATGCTTGTCGATTATTTACTGAATACGCCCGAAGGTACTGAACTATTGAGAAAGGTTTCTCTTGCGCTTGTACCCATAGCCAATACGGACGGTTATGCCATGCAAAGCCGTAAATCGGGCAGTGGGTATGATTTGAACCGGGATCAAAGTAAACTAGCCGATCCGGTGACTCTTCTTCTTAAAAAAGCGTACAAGGAATGGAATCCCGAAATAGCGCTGGATATTCACGAATTCAATCCGTTCCGCAAGGAGTTTGAATTGCTTCGGGGTACTAAAGTAGCTACGGCCCCCGATGTCCTTTTCCTACCCAGCGGGCATTTGAATATCCCTGCCGGAATACGTACACTTTCCAACGGCTTATTCCGTGAAGAAGCAGAGAAGGCATTGGAAGCTAACAGTTATCATTCAGGCTTTTACTTTACACCCAGTGTCAGAAATGATAGCTTGTATGCAATGAAAGATGCCAAGAACCCGCAATCCAGTTCCACGTTTCAGGGACTCACCAATACGGTATCTCTATTCATAGAAATCCGTGGAATAGGATTGGGAAGAGCGTGTTTTGCCCGTCGTGCAGAATGTGGTTTTCTGGTATCCCGCAGTCTTTTGGAAACGGCGGTTCTTCATTCAAAAGACGTAAGAAATGGGATACGGAAGGCCGTGAAAGAGACTTGTAAAGGAAAGAGTGATATATCCGTCAATTTTCAATCCGAACGGACAGAGTTTCCCGTTACTTTTATTGACCTTGCCAAGAACGAACGTTTTACGGAACCTCTGCCTACTTTCGATGCGCTTCAACTGAAAGCTGAATTAGTACGCAAACGTCCCAAAGCATATATTCTGCCGGATACCTGCCGGATGCAAGCAGAGAAATTGCGGGCTTTAGGAATAGAGGTAGAAGAGACAAGAAAACCCTTCACAGCGACCGTAGAGAAGTACATGGTTACCAGATATAAGAAAGCTACCAAGGAATGGGAAGAGATTTATCCGGTCACAGTATCTACACGGACGGTAAAGGAAAAGAAGAGTTTCCCAGCAGGTTGTTTCATCATTCGTCTTTCACAGAAGAATGCAAACCTTGCGGCAACACTGTTAGAACCGGAATCCGTGAATGGCTTTGTCAATTTCCAGGTGATTCATACGGAGTTTGGGAAAGAGTTACCGATATACAGGAAAGGTTTCTAA
- a CDS encoding IS3 family transposase: MSQRHSTRRKHGCIKFLCDYFGITRQGYYKHVNRHLEVDILTTSIVLYCKELLELMPKAGMRELYACCVSKFGPKMVIGRDRCYDIFRSNGLCQRTSRKRPKTTNSNHNYYIYPDLLNVAPKFVATRLGAMVVADITYVNTGQGWAYLSLLTDAASRAIVGYALYKTLETEGPLKALEMAISFYEKYHIDMSTLIHHSDRGVQYCSNKYVERLKEHQINISMTQCGDPLHNALAERMNNTIKNGWLFDCDDESFEQVSKRIEDAVYVYNHVRPHQGINMRTPMEVLRETVGFTA, from the coding sequence TTGTCACAGAGGCACTCAACCCGACGCAAACATGGTTGTATAAAGTTCCTCTGTGATTACTTCGGCATAACCCGACAAGGTTATTACAAGCATGTGAACCGGCATTTGGAGGTTGATATCCTTACCACAAGCATCGTGTTGTACTGCAAGGAACTGTTGGAGCTCATGCCCAAAGCTGGTATGCGCGAGTTATACGCCTGCTGCGTGAGTAAGTTTGGACCAAAGATGGTTATCGGTCGTGATCGTTGTTATGACATTTTTCGCTCCAATGGTTTGTGTCAACGTACAAGTCGCAAGCGTCCTAAAACAACGAATTCGAACCATAATTACTATATCTACCCCGATCTGTTGAATGTTGCGCCCAAATTTGTCGCTACGCGATTGGGCGCTATGGTAGTGGCGGATATAACCTACGTAAACACCGGTCAGGGCTGGGCTTACCTCTCGTTGCTTACCGATGCGGCAAGTCGTGCCATCGTTGGATATGCGCTTTACAAAACTCTTGAGACGGAGGGGCCCTTGAAAGCTTTGGAGATGGCAATATCATTCTATGAGAAGTATCACATAGACATGAGCACTCTTATTCATCATTCCGACCGGGGTGTCCAATATTGCTCAAATAAATATGTAGAGAGGCTTAAAGAGCATCAAATCAACATCAGTATGACGCAGTGTGGTGATCCTTTGCATAATGCATTGGCTGAAAGAATGAACAACACCATTAAAAACGGTTGGCTATTCGACTGTGATGATGAGAGCTTCGAGCAAGTAAGCAAGCGCATTGAAGATGCTGTATATGTATATAATCATGTGCGGCCTCATCAAGGGATAAACATGAGGACACCTATGGAAGTGCTCAGAGAAACGGTAGGATTTACAGCATAA
- a CDS encoding transposase: protein MKYSKKKYNYYSDDERMSYIREYLSSPESKSQFCKRNGFCAKLLTYWLNKYQMEDKAMGISPKPVNSDAIDSSISELQKELSLLRAENRKLHRALADESLRHEACEELINLAESTYHIKVRKNSDAK, encoded by the coding sequence ATGAAATATTCGAAAAAGAAGTACAACTATTACAGTGATGATGAACGAATGTCTTATATTCGTGAGTATTTATCAAGTCCCGAGAGCAAATCTCAGTTTTGTAAGCGTAACGGCTTTTGTGCCAAGCTTCTTACTTATTGGCTTAACAAGTATCAAATGGAAGACAAAGCTATGGGTATATCACCTAAACCGGTAAATAGCGATGCTATTGATTCTAGTATTTCTGAGCTCCAGAAAGAACTATCGCTATTGCGTGCTGAGAACCGTAAACTTCATCGGGCTCTTGCTGATGAGAGTTTACGTCATGAGGCGTGCGAAGAACTCATCAATCTTGCTGAATCCACGTATCATATCAAGGTACGAAAAAACTCCGATGCCAAGTAA
- a CDS encoding prephenate dehydratase — protein sequence MKRIAIQGTLGSYHDIAAHKYFEGEEIELICCATFEDVFAAVKKDSKTIGMLAIENTIAGSLLHNNELLRQSGTQIIGEYKLRISHSFVCLPDEDWNDLTEVNSHPIALMQCREFLAQHPKMKVVEAEDTALSAEIIKRENLKGHAAICSKAAAERYGMKVLQEGIETNKHNFTRFLVVADPWQVDEIHRHPHPETNKASMVFTLPHTEGSLSQVLSILSFYSINLTKIQSLPIIGREWEYQFYVDVVFDNMLRYKQSIAAITPLTKELKILGEYADGKSNI from the coding sequence ATGAAAAGAATAGCCATTCAAGGAACATTAGGGTCGTATCACGACATTGCCGCACACAAGTACTTCGAAGGAGAAGAAATAGAGTTAATCTGTTGCGCTACTTTTGAGGATGTGTTTGCAGCCGTAAAGAAAGACAGCAAGACCATAGGAATGTTGGCGATAGAGAATACCATTGCAGGCAGCCTGTTGCACAACAATGAGTTGCTGCGGCAGAGCGGCACACAAATCATAGGCGAATACAAACTACGCATTTCACACAGCTTTGTCTGCCTGCCCGACGAGGACTGGAACGATCTGACGGAAGTCAACTCCCACCCCATCGCACTGATGCAATGCCGCGAGTTCCTTGCCCAGCACCCGAAAATGAAAGTAGTGGAAGCGGAAGACACCGCCCTCAGCGCCGAAATCATCAAGCGGGAAAACCTGAAAGGACACGCCGCCATCTGCTCCAAGGCTGCTGCCGAGCGTTACGGCATGAAGGTGTTGCAGGAAGGCATCGAAACAAACAAGCACAACTTCACCCGTTTTCTGGTAGTTGCCGACCCTTGGCAGGTGGACGAGATACACCGCCATCCACACCCGGAAACCAACAAGGCAAGCATGGTATTCACACTGCCCCACACGGAAGGGAGCCTCTCGCAAGTACTGTCCATTCTTTCGTTCTACAGCATCAACCTGACCAAGATACAGTCGCTGCCCATCATCGGGCGGGAATGGGAATACCAATTTTACGTAGACGTCGTCTTCGACAACATGCTGAGATATAAACAATCCATCGCGGCCATCACACCGCTAACCAAAGAACTTAAAATATTAGGCGAATATGCAGACGGAAAATCAAACATCTAA